In Camelina sativa cultivar DH55 chromosome 17, Cs, whole genome shotgun sequence, the genomic stretch ACTCTTAACTACAACAAAGcccaaaacaataaacaatgaTATCTTTCCCAAACAGAACTTTAATTTGGAAAAATAGACAACTAAAAGcatatgcaatggtgagatttctcaaacattaatattttattatatgtaatttttttttttcaaattcaaaaccaattACAAATGAACATGTGGAAAATTAGTCTCTCAAGAGTTTCTCAAAAATTCTAAAACGAGGATGTTTCTCATTTCTCATTCATACttttcattatttatattttttatatcgTTGAGAATTCAAGTGAGAACTCCTCCAATGCTCATGGTCtaatatatcaatatttaaaagaaaactagaGACTGATCCAGCTGATCTATGTTTCTAGCACAATGAACGAGGGAATttattgctttctttttgtACTTGGCAATTTGACAACAGAACAGCAACTATTCTTTCATGTATGAAGCTTACAGCTCCCCTTGTGACCCAAAATCTCTCCTCCAGGCtccagtttttgttttctatttgaaAGTTCTTTTTCCGAGCAGGTTTAACGATCGATAATAATTCGAATTAGACACACGTACGTGTTTCCTATGCCGTTGGAACTCAATTCTCGACAAGTTGAGGCATTAAGACAACCTCCAAAATTCAAGCATGGCAAATTGTCACCTATGAGATGTGGCGAGACCGCAAGAAAGAGGTAGTAGCTCTACTACTAGTACTCTTCCACTGgatctttttttcaattttgaaatgTTAGTTtattgagaaaaatatattaatgaaattttttgcaaaaatatagactaaaataatcaagaaaagaagatagaaCTCTTCGACGGATTTGCTAGACTAAAGATGGATGAATTGCGGTAGTCGAGGGCGTGAATCATGTTTTAAGATTGTTCTGTAAATAATGCGAAGAAGTTGGCCTAAGAAATGGAACGACCATGTCTCTAATCATTTTTCTCTCACCAAATCTAACCAAGACCGAGAGCCTACTGTCGAAGGTGGAAGAACTGATGTGCTGGAAATTATCATCCCTATTCCCTGTCCAACGTCACGTTTTGGTCTAGTAGTAGCTATGCAATATCGGACCAAAGTGTAGGGAAGCTACAAAAAATCTATGTTCTGGTGAACAAAAGGTGACGTTGATGTGTGGATCACGTCTCTTGATAAATGTTATCAGAACAAAATCCACCAGTTCAACGCGATTGGGGGTAAGTTGACCAAAAGGCCCTATTGCTATTGTCACTCTTTGCACcaaatttatgactaaacagAGCTGTCTGATTATTTATAACTATGGTAGAAGTATTTATAAGGAGCTGGTACGTCTTAATTGGTCCATAAACTTCAGTATCAACTAAACAGAGCTGTCTAATTTTTTTCTACTATGCTACAATAATACTAATTACTTGTACGAGTCGGTTAAATCCTTCTACAAGAAACTAAAGTGTGGCCTACGTATCTTGATTTATTCACATTACCACAtcccttttttctttccttcaaCCTCAATTCACGTACTTCTTGACTACTAGACGTGCTGACGTACAGTTACGGGCCAAACTTCTTAAACAACCTATAGCGTCACTCGGCCCAAACAAATTGATTAACTTATTAGAAATCATTGCTTCCTTTTTATTTCCTTCGTTCAGTCATTTGTGGCGgtttattttttcccttttgttgaCAGATCTCATGTCAGACACTTTTTTATCCTATTCGGACATTTTTGGTACCTACCCTGTCTCCATCCTTGCTATTTAATGCTTATCAGAACAAAGAGAAAGCTATAGGAAGAGAGTTAAAGACGGAGCTTCTCACATACGGCCATGGTTGGAAAGGATAACACTTTGCCGTTGCTTGACCCTCGTGATCCGCCGGAACTCAACGGAACCAAACCGGCGTCTAAAGTATGGGCCAAAGAGTTCGGCGAAGAGTCCAAGCGGCTTTGGGAGCTAGCGGGGCCGGCGATCTTTACAGCCATCAGTCAATACTCTCTTGGCGCACTCACTCAGACTTTCTCAGGTCGTCTCGGCGAACTCGAGCTCGCCGCTGTTTCAGTTGAGAACTCTGTCATCTCCGGTCTTGCCTTTGGTGTCATGGTATGTTACGTAACCCTTCATACGTGTCTTGTTCTTGGTCATTTATATTATGTTCCAATAAAGGCCACACAATCTAAAATCGATATTTTAGTGGATTAACTTCTTTTATTCTATTCGTTAATATCAAAGTAGATCTTCCCATACATTTTCaatagtttcttaattttgttaatatatatttttttctgattgtAAGGGCTTAGTTAGTTTGGTGACAAAAAGATTAGTTTAGGTTAAACTTAATTACAGAAAGAGTAACTTTGGAAAATATGAGTTCCTTAATTTTACTAAAACTGACTTTTACTCATACGAAATTTTGAAAGTACACCCACTTTCATagaaattttatgaatatatactttttttttttaattcaaatctatttgtaaaatatgtttggatagcgaaacaagaaaacatgattgTAACTGGAAAGTGGAAACTTGTGCTGAGGCTTGGACCATCCCCTTTTCTTATCCTCTCCACTAGACACACTTCACCCCTTGTTACCacatgtttgtttggtttgtttattcTTCAACTTTGTGTTTTCCAGCCTAtcaccaaaaataatattacaaaaataccaaaatcgGTGAATTAATAAATTCAATATTTTCATTAGCTTTTCAAGTTTAGTTTACAAAAGATAGCAATGAGACTTAACGTGTTTAAGGAAagtattaaaaagtaaaaacttacAGATAGTTAAAAAAGAATTCATATTGAAAGTTCAACTGTTTTTAGTTCCCAAACTTTTTAGTATATCTAAAATAGAAAGGGCATGTTTTGGAGACTTGGTCTGTATCCAATTAACATAACTACAAATTCTGTTTAGttataaaacattttgaaagagtagaagatgaaagataaaaattaaaatatgagcGATAAGTTGCTTGTCATGAACCAGTTGCAAACTTGCAATGTCACAGTATTTTATCATTCCGGCCGCCCTAATCACTTTAAGTTTTTCTATGGTAAAATCTAAGAGATCAACCAATACTAGCAAATTTAATATTGTGGTGATGGAAACTGGTTGCAGTTAGGGATGGGGAGTGCGTTGGAGACATTGTGTGGACAAGCATATGGCGCGGGACAGATTAGGATGATGGGAATATATATGCAACGTTCGTGGGTCATTCTCTTTACCACTGCTTTGTTTTTGCTTCCCGTCTACATTTGGGCTCCTCCTATTCTTTCCTTCTTCGGCGAAGCTCCTAAGATCTCCAAAGCCGCGGGTATATCATTCTTTTTGTTACTTTatgtcaattggttttgagatgGAAGTCCATGACACGTCCACAACTTCTGCATGCTAAGTTTCTTCTAACCTTTTTCAAGTTTAAATTTACAGGGAAATTCGCGCTGTGGATGATTCCACAACTATTTGCGTATGCAGCCAACTTCCCGATACAGAAATTCTTGCAGTCACAGAGGAAAGTTCTTGTGATGGCTTGGATCTCTGGAGTGGTTTTGGTTATACACGCAGTTTTTAGCTGGCTCTTCATTCTTTACTTTAAGTGGGGACTTGTAGGTGCAGCCATCACTCTCAATACCTCGTGGTGGTTGATTGTTATTGGTCagcttttgtatattttaatcacTAAATCAGACGGTGCATGGACTGGATTTTCTCGGCTGGCATTCCAGGACCTCTACGGATTTGTCAAACTTTCTTTAGCCTCTGCTCTTATGCTTTGGTACGTACCATTTCATTTTTGGCTAATAATagatagtttttttatttatttatgtaagcTACGATTTCGATTAGAATGTGACAGGTTAGTTCTTTGTATTTTGCAGTTTGGAGTTTTGGTACTTGATGGTTCTGGTCGTTGTTACCGGTCTTCTTCCTAATCCGTTGATACCAGTCGATGCTATCTCCATTTGGTAATCGATTTTGTGATGATCTTTGTTAGTTTCTCATTGAAAATAGGTTTGTTTAGTAACCTTCTGTACGTTTTGGGTATCACAGCATGAACATAGAAGGGTGGACTGCCATGATTTCAATCGGGTTTAACGCTGCGATAAGGTAAGTTTTCTaccttaatttttgtttcatttaatttcTCTGGAACTACATTAGGAAAGCTAGTTAAACTCTCATGAACTGGTGcactttgtttcttggtgtgatCAGTGTGAGGGTATCAAATGAGCTGGGTGCGGGGAATGCAGCTTTAGCTAAATTCTCGGTGATAGTTGTCTCCATAACTTCAACTCTTATCGGGGTTGTGTGCATGATTGTTGTCTTAGCCACAAAAAACAGCTTCCCTTATCTTTTCACTTCTAGCGAAGCAGTGGCAGCAGAAACCACAAGAATAGCCGTCTTGTTGGGCTTCACTGTCCTCTTGAACAGCCTCCAGCCCGTCTTGTCAGGTACCTCATGCTGAATTATAGTAATCAAAAACCATATTAGGATCAGAAAACATTGAGTTTCTGATCACTTTTGGTACATCATTTTATTCTAGGGGTTGCGGTTGGAGCTGGGTGGCAGGCTCTGGTTGCATACGTGAACATTGCGTGTTATTACATCATTGGACTTCCCGCTGGTCTTATTCTTGGATTCACACTAGACTTTGGCGTTCAGGTTAGCTTTTTACCGACGTgattaaccttttttttattcactCTTACACAAGGGATTATGACTATTTGTATATGCattgttcttttttaatttggtgttaATACATTTGTAAAATTATGTAGGGAATATGGGGAGGTATGGTAGCTGGAATATGCTTGCAAACACTGATATTGATTGGAATCATCTACTACACTAATTGGAACAAAGAGGTCTCTTACTAAATCTCTTTATTTCTGTTATGTAGTTCctcttttgtgtttggtttgatcATTTCATTAATTAGCTCTATAAATTATGTAGGCTGAGCAAGCGGAGAGTCGGGTTCAGAGATGGGGAGGAACAGCTCGGGAGTGATCAACTCTTGGGATCATCAGTTcttgatttctcttttttttttttgtcaatgttacAAGAACAAAATGTATCtctctatttgtttttgttttatcgaTATGCCTAAACTGAAGTTAACGAGTCTCTCTGTGAATGTTAGAGGGGTTTGTTATTTTTAGTCCTATTCTTAGATCTAGGATGGTTTACTGAGTTAAACTTTTGATTAACTGAACTATGAGATTTGATTTTCATAGGCTTGTTGATCGTCAGAGTTGATCCAAAATGATGACGTGCGAATTGAAAACCCACTATGAGTGAGAATCCGTTATGGAGTGACATTTACCCATTCTTCACGATCACGAATTCATGGAGCCGTATGAAAGTCGGATCATTAGGGGTTTTGCCCATGATATTGGAAGAAGGTATCATGGAGAATTTGAAATATCTTTGTTTTCAGATATAATTGATCATCTGGATTCTCACTCATAAATCAATACGTTGATATTGAAGCTTAGACATTCTTAGGTtaggttcaatttttttttttctttctagatcttGACATCACAACATCATCGCAGGACATGATATTTAAAGACAAAGCTTTTTGAAGCCTTAAGTGGGTTTAAATCTAAGTATTGAACTCCAAGATTTCACCTTAAAGGTcatgaacaaccaaaaaaaaatcatgaaatgaAGTACTTGACAAGGTTTAACCACAGCAAGAACTTGACGTCAATATCATAAGCATTAGAAAATCCCCCGGCCCATAACTATAAGGCCATAGGTGGTAAAGAAGGTTCAAACGCAAAACTATTTTGTGAGAATCAAAGTGTCAAGGAAGTAAAACGTTAAATCTGTTTCTTTCACCTGACCGTAAATCGATttccattataaaaaaaatcacatgaaAGAGACATTTtgggattttatttatttttaatcaacttttaatcttatataataaagtagagagCCACCCAAAAACTTTCAATCTTAACTATACACCAATTTTCATTAGATTTAATTATAtcaatatattcaaatttattttaaaatctttctaattttaattatctTAACTATACAGTTAAAATAACAGTTCTCTACATTTATTGGGTCCTTTAAAACGCAACTATATGCATTCAAAACACAATTaagttaaattattttggtaatgTTTTCTACACCATGTTAATGGTTGACCAATCAATTAATACACTTAAATGTGAATTACCTATATAAGTAacatatatgtaatttgttATGAAcaatttgttttagattttattctttatatatatatatatatatctatctattatatatagttgtataaGGATATGTAATTTGGTTAttacaagatatatattaatctttctaattttaatatctTAATTGTACAATTAACTCATTTAACCCACTAACTATACTATCAAAACCTTTAAgaattttttacattaaaacaaaactaaatgcATTAAAAACACAATTAAGTCAACTTAATTTTGTAACTTACACTCAATTGTGTATGACCTACACATTTTTATCAACAATTTCCCTATAAATAGTAAACACCTCACTAAACACCATCATATATCAAATCcctcataaaaattaaaattctatgaCATCATTTTTCAATATAACTAATGGTGTTTCAAATGTTTTATGTATGTCACTTTTGAATATTTGAAAGCAAATGTTGGTTTTAGTTTGTATAAATTTCATGTTAGTATACTTATAACAAGTTCAAGTGATTCAAATATGGTATAGgggtaatttttttatatttattttaattttatcatattttataagaaactaatacattttctgtttcttatttTCAGGGGCTGTTGGATGAATGATTTGTAAATCCATTTagaattgtaaaatatatgtCTCAATAAACTGTAGTTATGAGATCTTACAAAACTTCACATGTTAAGTTTAAGATAcaaaattttttgttaactttttaccatttaaatattatataataaagtaatgttttttaaaacaagCATTGTAGAGTTGACATGTAACATCCCTCCTTTTGATATTATCTCTTAATTCTagatacattattttatttttctttagttgaatttaatcatattattactaaagaaaataaatataaaactttacaTAATAGTACAAAATGATCAAGATGTATTGACTTATTAAATCATACATAATGGGTTGAAAAACTATATCATAAGAAATGTTTATACTAATTGTTAAAGCTCGCATTAAACCGTATTTAACTCCACATACAACTCTTATattaatgaagaaaacatacaaaaaagaagtagaaaaggaaagataaaataactaaatcattatcataaaatatcttacatatttttaaaaaaattattataagaaacaaaaaacaaatttttatataatagaaaatagtCTCTCCTACTaacaaatcaaaaagagataTATCTTCATATTATAGATAGAACGATGTATACATCTAATAGTTAGTTTTTATAGTTGTATCTATAGTTTATTATAAAGCTATAGTCtgtagataaaatataaattagctagtaaaaataacaaatttttgtAATACAACAATGAAgttcaaaaattgaaaacacaataaaacaaataactttATAGGTGCAAATTGTTGCACagttgaagagattgaagatgttgaaaaatataatttaaccaatTGTTAATATTTGAATTGAAGAGgttaaaaaaactattcaatccattcaacttaaaaagttgaaaaaataaactaatggTGCAAATGGATGACTTAAACTAATAGGTTGAAAAAGTTGAATAAGCATTCatccattttatttttcatttgagATGAATAAGTTGGAATACTTATTCATcacattcaaccaaaaaaagttaGAGAAATGAACAAATTGTAAAGTAAATTTTTTCAATTCTTTCATCTCCTATTTAGtggatgaatgagttgaatattattcaatcATTTTAATTTCATTCAGACGACGAGCATCTTCCACAGTCTACCTCTCCTTAGAGAGTACAAATTTCAATGTCACCAGAACCATACAAAGATTATAATCTGTCTAAAAGACGTCTTGTAAAGGTAAATAGTCTTTTTGTAtattacattaatatatatatatatatatacatatttttagcTTTGAATTTGATACTACCTTTCCCGTAGtcatcaaaatatttgtttttttttttttttaatattgtaggGAGCTTGGGATGTTGAGAACAATCCATTCCTGCCAACAAGacattgtcataaacactcgaTTTCTTAAAGTGTAACCTGAGACGTTGTGGTTTGAAATTGACTTCGATAGACGCATTTGCTGTTAGCTTCCCCCAAATTTTGACCAATTGACTTTGACATGAATCTCACATTAAATACAATTCCACGGACTCTTGgtaaagatatattatttattcgAAAATCTCCAATATTTGCACTATTTTGTGTGCTTGAATAGATTATTTGTCTCGTTAATTATATTAACTGATGTGTggagaaatattttgttaattaattgtctagttaaaaataaactaaaccacaacacaaatttaaaaacatactTTATAACTTTAGATCATACAATCTAAAATCCAACATAAATAGTAATTCTAAAGTCAACATGACAGCCACTTTTGTAACGTTTATGAGGtcgatttgaattttttttgatgttttgttattGAGTAGTgtaatataatttgaaaaaaattctaaactcaataaatttaaaaatattctattttggaatgaaaaaatatttcaagaatACTACACAATTTAACTTTCCaatactaggatttaacccgtgataCACCACGAGAgaattatgtaattttatttataatgatatttgattttaacggtatttaatttagtaataaaattctatattttaaatttttagtatttttttatatttaagcggtgatacaattattcttaaagtattataattttatcaggataaaacattaaaattataaaatataactgtttgtataatgtataattaattagaataatatttatatttatttagaataataattttattgttttgtttaatatataattatttaatttaactgattgtttatttttcagtgtatacagtttaatgattgattttttaattttattttgggacacatatatagaaaacaaatttgctattaataaataatttaggtagaattaattagtttctataaaaaaatcgatttaatcaatttaccatattttacttattgcttttagtgcaattttgtaaggactaaaattttaaataagaaaaattaaaagagtagaacccaaaatgtatttaaaaatgtatatatagatataaaatttaaaatacaaatttaatgaaaatcataatttaaatccgcaaaatattttatctgaaaatttatttttatgtttttgccATACACATTTTGTTGCCATTACAATAAATGGCTTGCCACGTAAATTCGGAACATAATTACTGAAATGTGAACAAAAGAGATTATTCAACTTTCTTAATCCGTCGCAAAAGCCTaatttcctctttctctttttacccggtcatcatcatcacctcctTGCTGGATCCGCTGAGCGAGATACAAgcgcaacaacaacaacaatggcgaAATCAAGCGCCGACGATGAAGAGCTACGGCGAGCTTGCGAGGCTGGGATCGAAGGAACCAAACAATCGATCGTTATGTCGATACGCGTCGCCAAGAGTCGCGGTGTTTGGGGCAAGTCTGGGAAATTGGGTCGACAAATGGCTAAACCCAGAGTTCTCGCTCTTTCTGgtgattccttcttcttctctcctttgaTCCTGGTCTCAGTTATTCGATTTTCGCGTTTTTTTCCCCTAAATTAAGCTTTAAGTTTTGGTGTCTGTTGCATTAGATCGGAGTTTTGTTTCCTGTACAATCTCAAAGTTGATTTCCACTGATATTAAGATAAGCATAGGAATGTAATTGATTTGGGGCTTGTGCCATGGAAAGGAATCTGTAGAATACAAAATCCTTAACATATTCCACTGTTCTAGGCCATTTCAgagaagttttattttcctcTCAGCACCAAGGATTTTAGTAGTGTGTACTCTATTAGGTGAAACAACCCAGTACTTGTGTGTTCTGATTCAAGTGGATGATATGATGCCTTGGATCCAttcttttcaagttttcttGTCAGATATTATCAGGTTCTTAAGAGTTGTAATCAACTGAGTATGCGTTTTTATTCTGCTTATTACAGTCAAATCGAAGGGTCAACGGAAGAAAGCATTTCTTCGAGTCATGAAGTATTCAAGTGGAGGAGTCCTTGAggtagttttcatttttttttttatctagatGAGGCACACTTTCACAAGAAACTCACAGGGTTTAACATTTTGATTGATAACAATCAAATTATGCATACCAATATAGCAGATTTTTCGAAGTTCAGAATGACATGATgatgttttatatttctttgttCATTCAGCCTGCTAAAATGTATAAACTCAAGCATCTGTCAAAGGTGGAAGTCATTACTAATGACCCAAGTGGATGCACTTTTACCCTGGTAAGATTACTCAATGAATATATGTAAGATTTCAAGACGAAATA encodes the following:
- the LOC104758048 gene encoding protein DETOXIFICATION 33 yields the protein MVGKDNTLPLLDPRDPPELNGTKPASKVWAKEFGEESKRLWELAGPAIFTAISQYSLGALTQTFSGRLGELELAAVSVENSVISGLAFGVMLGMGSALETLCGQAYGAGQIRMMGIYMQRSWVILFTTALFLLPVYIWAPPILSFFGEAPKISKAAGKFALWMIPQLFAYAANFPIQKFLQSQRKVLVMAWISGVVLVIHAVFSWLFILYFKWGLVGAAITLNTSWWLIVIGQLLYILITKSDGAWTGFSRLAFQDLYGFVKLSLASALMLCLEFWYLMVLVVVTGLLPNPLIPVDAISICMNIEGWTAMISIGFNAAISVRVSNELGAGNAALAKFSVIVVSITSTLIGVVCMIVVLATKNSFPYLFTSSEAVAAETTRIAVLLGFTVLLNSLQPVLSGVAVGAGWQALVAYVNIACYYIIGLPAGLILGFTLDFGVQGIWGGMVAGICLQTLILIGIIYYTNWNKEAEQAESRVQRWGGTARE